A segment of the Desulfobacterales bacterium genome:
TTTCACCCATGGCAAAGGCGCCGGCGCAGATGTGTTTCTTGATTTTTATAAACAGAAATCCTGCAGCTTGTCCGGTCGAATTATCTGTGTTGAAGATCCCCGCAACGTCAGCCGGGTTACAGATGCCTTTTACGGCGTTCACAAGACCCTGAAAGGAGATGTGCGCTTCGTCTTTGAGAGTTTAACCGGAATGCAGGAGCTGTGGGAGGGAGAAGAACATCTGCTGAATTTTTATTCGCATTCCTGTCCGCGCCTCTATGAGCTCAACACCATTGCATACTGGATCATGGAAAAGGAAGCCCATTCCCCCCGCCTCAAAGCCCAGATCAATCAGATCGCCCAGGTCGCCATCGACCTGTCGGTTAAAAGAGGCAAGACAACATTAAGCATCCTAAAGGCTGAAAAGCGCGACCTGCAATATCTCAACACCCCTCACCCCTACTGGAGCAAGGATTTAAACGTCGTTTTCGATTCCGAAACCCGAACGTCCAGCCGAATCGCTCTGGGTGCCCGATTGAAAAAACTGCGGACCAAACGCGGACTGTCCCAGACCGAACTGGCCAGACTTGTGGGGGTCACTCCCAGCACCATATCACAGATTGAAAGCAACCAGATTTATCCTTCCCTGCCGGCCCTGTTTAAAATCGCCGAGGTTCTCTCCGTTGAGATGGGTTCCTTTTTCCAGGAATCCCCGGCGCTGACCGGCCAGGCGGTCTTTAAAACGGCAGATGCTCGGGAAATCAAAATCACGGATCTGCCCAAGGACAGCATTATCGTCAAACTGTTGACGCCCATGGACTTTGATCCCAAGGCCGAACCCTACCTCATTGAAATACCGGCCAATCAGAGCCTGCACTCGCATTTTTTCATCCACAAGGGAGAAGAGGTCGGTTACCTGCTGTCCGGAAAACTCCAAATGGAATTAAATAAAGCGGTTTACAGCATCGCACCGGGCGATACCATCTACCTGACCGCCGACATACCGACCCTTTGGAAAAATCCGGGAGCGGACCCGTCCCGGCTGTTGTGGTTTAAGGTCAAGTAGGAATAAATCAAATAAGGAACTTTGCCGGTTTGCCGCCCGCCAAAACCGGTGATTTTGCATGGGTGCAGCACATGATCAAATCCATGGCGCCGACTCTCTTGAAGAGACGATAGCTGAGTGGCAGCAGAGTTCAACAAAACTGAGAAAGTCCATGGGGGAACTGTTCAAGACACTAAAAGACTCGACATTACGCTGAAAAGCGAGTATATTTTTGACACAAAAACAAATATAAATATGGGTCGAAAATATCATGGAAAAACACATACAAAGCATTGACAATAAAGTCATAAGTCGTATTTATGGTAACGGCATGGGGTGGGTATTTACGCCGGCTCACTTTTCCGATCTGGGGAGCCGCGACGCTGTTGCCTCGGCATTAAAGCGGCATCGTCAGTCCGGACGCATCCGCCAACTGGCCCGGGGAGTGTATGATTATCCACGTATTGATCCGGCGCTCGGGGTGCTGACCCCGTCTCCGGATGCTGTGGCCAGGGCCTTGGCCGGGCGCGATGCGGTTCGTCTGCAGCCGTCGGGCGCTTATGCCGCCAATCTGCTGGGGCTTTCCACTCAGGTTCCCATGAAGATCGTCTATCTTACCGATGGACGTTCCCGCACCGTACAAATCGGAAAAAAACAGATTATTCTGAAGCAGACCACGCCGCGGAACATGGCAACGGCCGGCAGGACCAGCGGATTGGTCATCCAGGCCCTGCGCCACTTGGGGCAGCAGCATGTGGATGACGAGATTATTGCCCGGCTTGACCGAAGGCTGAAACCTGATGACAGAAAACTCCTGCTGAAAGATCTCCGTTTTGCGCCCGCCTGGATCGCCGACATGATGCGGCGGCTCGGCCAAAAAAAGGAACCGAATTGACGTGGACGAATTCCTGGCATTTTCCGAAGACCGGAGGCGCATTGTCTGCGAACAGGCGCAGGATAAAATCGGTCTGCCGCCGGCCACCATTGAAGCCAAGGACTTCTGGGTCTGCTGGACCCTGAAAAAGTTGTTTGATCTGCAGGAATGGGGCTCCTGCCTCACCTTCAAAGAGGGAACATCTCTCTCAAAGG
Coding sequences within it:
- a CDS encoding helix-turn-helix domain-containing protein, producing the protein MIYVSFDRSPRNLLEKLGPLAAYKNLTLLDCFTHGKGAGADVFLDFYKQKSCSLSGRIICVEDPRNVSRVTDAFYGVHKTLKGDVRFVFESLTGMQELWEGEEHLLNFYSHSCPRLYELNTIAYWIMEKEAHSPRLKAQINQIAQVAIDLSVKRGKTTLSILKAEKRDLQYLNTPHPYWSKDLNVVFDSETRTSSRIALGARLKKLRTKRGLSQTELARLVGVTPSTISQIESNQIYPSLPALFKIAEVLSVEMGSFFQESPALTGQAVFKTADAREIKITDLPKDSIIVKLLTPMDFDPKAEPYLIEIPANQSLHSHFFIHKGEEVGYLLSGKLQMELNKAVYSIAPGDTIYLTADIPTLWKNPGADPSRLLWFKVK
- a CDS encoding DUF6088 family protein, giving the protein MEKHIQSIDNKVISRIYGNGMGWVFTPAHFSDLGSRDAVASALKRHRQSGRIRQLARGVYDYPRIDPALGVLTPSPDAVARALAGRDAVRLQPSGAYAANLLGLSTQVPMKIVYLTDGRSRTVQIGKKQIILKQTTPRNMATAGRTSGLVIQALRHLGQQHVDDEIIARLDRRLKPDDRKLLLKDLRFAPAWIADMMRRLGQKKEPN